TGCTCTCGCTCAACGCCCAGCCAGTGCAGGATTTTGTGAACCAGCGCCGCCCCTACAGTGTGGGCCTGGAAGCCGCCGTCGATTTCGGGGGCGCTGTGAAAACGCCGTAGCCGCTCGGGGCCCTAGGGCCAATCCATTCGGCACAAGTGGTTTCTTCCACCATCGCAGCGCGGGACGTTCTATGGTTCAACTTCGACTCTTTTGGCTGGCTGCCCTCGGCAGCTTGCCCCTCTTGGCCTTCCAGTGCAGCCACGCGGCCAGCGAGCCGGGGCCCCAATGCCGCGCCAACATCCAGACCAAAATTGCGGAATTGCAGGCGTTGCCCAAGGGTAACCCCGCCTACGAAGTGTGGCAGTACACGTTCCGCGACCAGAAAGTGTACTTGGTCACAGCCTCGTGCTGCGACCAGTACGAAACGCTGTACGATGCGTGCCTGAACGTGCTGTGCGCCCCCAGCGGCGGCCTCTCGGGCCAGGGCGACGGCCGCTGCCCAGAATTCTACCGGCTCTCAACCGACCGGCAACTTGTCTGGCGCGACCCGCGCTGAACGGGGGCCCCGGGTGGCGGCGCGGCCTATTTTTGTTAAAGGCGCAGAAACCCAAGCCCCTGGTTTGGGGTTGGGTAGGTTGGCCTTTTTCCGCCGCTTTCCCTTCCGCATGGATTACCAGCTTACTTCCGAATTCAAGCCCACCGGCGACCAGCCCACCGCCATCGCCAAGCTGGTGGAAGGCGTGAACAACGGCGAGCACGCCCAGGTGCTGCTGGGGGCCACCGGCACTGGCAAAACCTTCACGATGGCCAACGTCATCGCCGAAACCGGTAAGCCGGCCCTCGTGCTCTGCCACAACAAGACGCTGGCCGCCCAGCTCTACGGCGAGTTCAAGGCATTTTTCCCGGAAAATGCCGTCGAGTACTACATCAGCTACTACGACTACTACCAGCCCGAAGCCTACATCGCCAGCTCTGATGTGTTCATTGAGAAGGACTTGGCCATCAACGAGGAGATTGAGAAGCTGCGGCTGCACTGCACCTCCACGCTGCTGAGTGGCCGGCGCGACGTGATTGTGGTGGCCTCTGTGTCGTGCATCTACGGCATCGGCAACCCCGAGGAGTTCGCCAAAAACGTCATTTTCCTGGCCCCTGGGCAACGCTACACGCGCAACAACCTGCTCTACCAGTTCGTCCAGATTTTGTACTCGCGCACCGAGGTGGAGTTCACCCGTGGCACGTTTCGGGTGAAGGGCGACACCGTGGACGTGTTCCCGGCCTACGCCGACTACGCCTACCGCATCTACTTCTACGGCGATGAGATTGAGTCTGTGCAGAAGATTGACCCGGTGAGCGGCAAGAAGCTGAGCGAGGAAAAATCGGCCACGCTCTACCCCGCCAACCTGTTCGTGACCGGCAAGGAGACGCTGCAAACCGCCATCCACCAGATTCAGGACGACATGGTGGCCCAGCACGCGTACTTCGAAAAGGAAGGCCGCGACGTGGAGGCCAAACGCATCCAGGAGCGTACCGAGTTCGATTTGGAGATGATTCGGGAGTTGGGCTACTGCTCGGGCATCGAGAACTACTCGCGCTACTTCGACCAGCGCACGCCCGGCTCGCGCCCCTTCTGCCTGCTCGACTACTTTCCGAAAGACTACCTGCTGGTGGTGGACGAGAGCCACGCCACGATGCCGCAAATCCGGGCCATGTGGGGCGGCGACCGCAGCCGCAAAACGGCCCTCATTGAGTACGGCTTCCGCCTGCCCTCGGCCCTCGACAACCGGCCCCTGACCTTCAACGAGTTTGAGAGCATGTACCAGCAGGCCGTGTTTGTGAGCGCCACGCCGGCCGACTACGAGCTGGCCCAGGCCGACGGCGTGGTGGTGGAGCAAATCATCCGCCCCACCGGCCTGCTCGACCCCGAAATTGACCTGCGCCCCAGCTCGAACCAGATCGACGACCTGCTCGACGAGGTGGACAACCGCGTGAAGATGGGCGACCGGGTGCTCGTCACCACCCTCACCAAGCGCATGGCCGAGGAGCTGAGCAAGTACATGCTGCGCCTGGGCATCAAGGTGGAGTACGTGCACTCCGACGTGAAAACCCTGGACCGGGTGGAGATTTTGCGCAAGCTGCGGCTGGGCGAAATCGACGTGCTCATCGGCGTGAACCTGCTGCGCGAGGGCCTCGACTTGCCCGAGGTGAGTCTGGTGGCCATTCTGGATGCCGACAAGGAAGGTTTCCTGCGCGACCAGCGCAGCCTGATCCAGACTATGGGCCGGGCGGCGCGGAACGACCGTGGCAAGGTCATTCTTTACGCCGACCGCATGACCGGCTCGATGCAGCGCGCCATTGACGAAACCAACCGCCGCCGCGCCACTCAGGCCGCCTACAACGAGCTGCACGGCATCACGCCGCGCACTGTGCGCAAGAGCCACGCCCAGATCCTGGGCCAAACCGATCTGGCCGACTACCGCACCGTGGAGCCCCAGGCCGCTGCCGTGGGCTACGCCGACGGCGGCGCCGCCCTGGCCATGGCCGCCGAGCCGGTAGTGGCCATGATGAACCGAACCGAGCTGGAAAAATTCATCAAGCAAACTGAAAAGCAGATGGAAGCCGCCGCCAAGGAGCTCGACTTCCTGCAAGCCGCCAAGCTGCGCGACGAGTTGGCCGCCCTAAAAGGCGTGCTGAAGGGCAAGCGCGACTAATTTTTTGTTAAACAAATCGAGGCCCGGGGCCCTTGCTGCGCGCAGGGGCTTCGGGCTTTTTTGCGTATTCAGCAGGGAAGCAATTGGCGGCTTGGGGCCCCAAATCCACCCGGCCAAATATTATTTCTCTTGTTTATCAACAAGTTGCTTTAATCTTAATCAATTGCTCACCATTGATTAGCACAAATTAGCGCTACGGAAAGCAGAGAGTAGGCCGGGCCCCGCGGATGGCCGGCGATAAAGCACCCCGCTGGCCGCTGCTGGGGCTCGGGCAGTGGCCAGCGGCGAAACATCCGACCAAAAAATGTGGAGCCGCTGGCCATAGTTCGCGCAAAAAATTCTCCTTATTTTTTTATCTTCCACTTGCCATCGTTTCTTGTGCCCTTTACCAGACATTTTCACTCACCAAACCAACCAAAAGATGAAGCAAATTTTATTGTTGTTTGTCCTGCTCCTCGGCGGCCTGTTGCAGCAGGCCCAGGCGCAGAACCGAACCGTTTCGGGGAAAATAACCGACCGGGCTACTAGCCAAGGACTGCCCGGGGTAACGGTGATTGTGAAGGGGCGGCCGACCATTGGCACCACGAGTAACGCGGAAGGCACTTTCGTACTGAACGACGTGCCGGCCGATGCGTCTGCCCTAGTATTCAGCTTTGTGGGCTACGCCACGCAGGAGCAGCCCATTACCGGGGGGTCACTAAACGTGGCGCTGGCCACCGACGCCAAGCAGCTGAGCGAGGTGGTGGTGACGGCCCTGGGCCTCCAGGCCAACCGTGACCAACTGGGCACGGCCCAGGCCACGGTGCAGGGCACGGCCCTGGTGAGCTCAGGCGAAACCAGCGTCGTGACCGGTATTTCGGGCAAAACGCCGGGCGTGCTCATCACCCGCTCGTCGGGCGACCCGGGCGCCAGCGCCAACATTCAGATTCGGGGCGCGGCCACCATCACGGGCAACTTGCAGCCGCTGATTGTGGTGGACGGCATTCCGATTTCCAACTCGTCGATTGGCAACGACGGCATTGCTTCCAGTAACGGCGGTGCCAGCTCGAACCAAACCGACGGCGTAGTACAGGCCTCGCGCCTCAACGACATCAACCCTGACGACATCGCCTCGATGGAAGTGCTGAAAGGCGCCGCCGCCGCCGCGCTGTGGGGCACCCGGGCCGCCAACGGCGTAATCGTTATTACCACCAAAAAGGGCAAGCTGGGTGACCGGATGCACATTGCCGTGCGCTCGGCTTATAGCTTCGACCGCATTAATAAGACGCCCGCCTTGCAGCTCAACTACGGCCAGGGAGCCGGCGGCCGATATGCTTTCGGCAGCCGCACCAACTGGGGCGACGAAATCAGCACCCGTACTGGCGGAGCAGATACCCAAATTACTGACCCAACGGCGGCCGGCTATCGCGGCTTCGTGACTTTCCCCGACGGCTCGACGCAATACGCTATTGCCAATGGCACAGCGGCCAACCCCCACGGCGGCCGAAACAGCCAGCAGACGTATGACCACGGCCGCGACATTTTTGGCACGGGCTACTACCACGACAACTCAGTGGAATTTAGCGGCGGCGACGAAAAATCGACCTACTTCCTAAGTGCTGGCAATACCTATACCAAGGGCATTGTGTACAATAACAGCGACAACAACCGGACGACTATTCGGGCCAACGTGACGCGCAACTTGTCGGACAAATTCAGCTCGGCCGTAAACCTGACTTACGCCCGTACCTATTCCGACCGGATTCAGCAGGGTTCCAACGTCAGCGGCATCTTCTTGGGCGGCTTGCGCACCCCGGCTGACTACAATAACAGCCAATACTACGGTGACTACACCAATGCCGCTGGGGCCACTACTACTAACCGCCAGGTAAGCTTCCGCAACCCACTGGGGGCCGCTAACCCTGGCTACGACAATCCTAACTGGACCATCAACCGTGTAACGAACAACTCGCTGGTGAACCGCTTAGTAGGTTCGGCCGAGCTTAATTACCATCCCACTGAGTGGTTGAGCTTCCTCAACCGCACGGGCGTGGACACCTACAACGACCGGCGCGAGGCTTTCTTTCCCCGGCAATCGGCGGCTAACCTGACCGGCGCGCTGACGGAAGAAAATATCACTGAAACGCAGGTAAACAACGATTTCATCGTGCGGGCCAACCACAATTTCAGCGAGAATTTCTCGATTTCGGCGATTGTGGGCAACAACCTGAACGAGCGGCGGGCCGACCAGGTTGGTGCTTCGGCCACCAACATCGTGAACGTACTCTCGCCTCCCCAGCTCAACAACTCGCCGGCTACGGCTCGCACGCCCTACAACCTAAAAACGGTGCTGCGCACGGCAGCCGTGTACGGCGAAGTGGACGTGGCCCTGTTGAACCAGTTCTTCCTGACGGGTACGTTGCGCGGCGAAGCCGCTTCTACCTTCGGCACCGCCACTGCTAACACGTTTTACTTCCCGTCGGGCACATTCGCCTGGCAGTTCACCAAAGTGGGGGCCCTAGCCGACAAGCAGGGTCTGACCTTTGGCAAATTGCGGGTGGCTTACGGCCAGGTGGGCGTGCAGCCGGGCCTGTACCAGACCCAGACGTACTACATACCCGCCAGCGGTTCGCTGGTGGACGGCTACGGCCCCGCACTGGACGTAGCGGCTTACGGCGGTGGCTATATCCGCAGCACTACTCAGGGCAACAACTTCCTGAAACCCGAGCGCAAGCAGGAGGTAGAAACCGGACTTGACCTGCGCTTTCTCAAAGACCGCATCAGCTTCAGCGCCACGTACTACAACAACAAGACAACTGATGCTATTCTGGCTATTCCGAAGCCTTACACAACGGGTTTTGCGTCGCAGTACCAGAATGCGGCCACCATTACTAACAAGGGTATTGAGCTTCAGTTGGACGGGGCTATCGTCAAAACCCAGGATTTTGGTTTTAACCTGAACGCTAACTTTTCGCAGAACAAAAACAATGTGGCCAACTTGGCCGGCGTAACTTCGGTGTTTCTCAACGGCTTCAGCGGCAACTCCGTTAACTCCTCGGCTATTCAGGGCCGCCAGTTGGGCGTGCTGTACGGCTCACGCTTCCAGCGCGCCACCGATGGTACCAATGCACTGGTACTCGATGCCCAAGGCTTTGCGCAACTCGATCCGGCCAACGGCGTGGTGGGCGACCCCAACCCGCAGTGGCGCGGTGGCCTCGGTGCCACCATTCGCTACAAAGGCTTGTCGCTGTACGCTCTCGTTGATCACGTGCACGCCTTTGACGTGTGGAACGGTACCCGCGGCATCCTGAACTACTTCGGCACTTCGGCCATTACCGGCACGAAAACTACGCTGAGCGCCGCTGACGCCGCCAACACCAAAACCTATGGCGGTGGCACAGTAGCTTCCAAAGTGGGCCAGAACTCGGCTTACGTGCTTAATGCCGACGGCAGCGTTACTTTCCGCGGCACCGTGGGCAACTACGGCGGGGGCCCGGTGGCTCTAGACGAGGATTGGTATTCGAGCGGGGCCGGCAGCGGCTTCACTGGGGCCGGCGAACAGTACGTGGAGCACGTGAACACAACCCGCCTGCGCGAAGTCACGCTCTCTTACTCGCTCAACGGCCAGGGCTTCCGCGACGCCACCAAGCTGCAATCCATCGATTTCAGCCTGACTGGCCGCAACCTTTACTTGTGGACAAACTATTCGGGCGTGGACCCAGAAACTAACCTGACGGGGGTATCGAACGGCCGCGGCCTGGACTACTTCAACAACCCGAGCACCCGCTCGGTCTTGTTTTCCGTCCGCCTCACGTACTAACCTCCAGCTTACTTTATTCGCAGACGTTACACGTCGCTGCTTATATGAAAAAACAATTAAGATTCCTTGTGCCCGGGCTTTTGGCCGCAACCGCACTGGCGGGTTGCGAGAAATTCACGACCGGCTACGACATCAGTCCAAACTTACCCCTAGCGGCTTCTACTCCGCTGCTGCTAACTTCAGTAGAGGTGGCCACGGGCTTGCAGGAAGAGGCAAACGCGGCCCGTCTGTCAAGCATCTGGACCCAGCAGTTCACCGGGGTGGCGCGTCAAGCTGCTGGCCTGAATGTGTACCAGACCCTAGCTTCCGACTACGACAGTGATTGGGCCAACTACTACTTGTACGTAACCAACAATGCCCGCCT
This genomic stretch from Hymenobacter sp. PAMC 26628 harbors:
- a CDS encoding DUF6970 domain-containing protein codes for the protein MVQLRLFWLAALGSLPLLAFQCSHAASEPGPQCRANIQTKIAELQALPKGNPAYEVWQYTFRDQKVYLVTASCCDQYETLYDACLNVLCAPSGGLSGQGDGRCPEFYRLSTDRQLVWRDPR
- the uvrB gene encoding excinuclease ABC subunit UvrB → MDYQLTSEFKPTGDQPTAIAKLVEGVNNGEHAQVLLGATGTGKTFTMANVIAETGKPALVLCHNKTLAAQLYGEFKAFFPENAVEYYISYYDYYQPEAYIASSDVFIEKDLAINEEIEKLRLHCTSTLLSGRRDVIVVASVSCIYGIGNPEEFAKNVIFLAPGQRYTRNNLLYQFVQILYSRTEVEFTRGTFRVKGDTVDVFPAYADYAYRIYFYGDEIESVQKIDPVSGKKLSEEKSATLYPANLFVTGKETLQTAIHQIQDDMVAQHAYFEKEGRDVEAKRIQERTEFDLEMIRELGYCSGIENYSRYFDQRTPGSRPFCLLDYFPKDYLLVVDESHATMPQIRAMWGGDRSRKTALIEYGFRLPSALDNRPLTFNEFESMYQQAVFVSATPADYELAQADGVVVEQIIRPTGLLDPEIDLRPSSNQIDDLLDEVDNRVKMGDRVLVTTLTKRMAEELSKYMLRLGIKVEYVHSDVKTLDRVEILRKLRLGEIDVLIGVNLLREGLDLPEVSLVAILDADKEGFLRDQRSLIQTMGRAARNDRGKVILYADRMTGSMQRAIDETNRRRATQAAYNELHGITPRTVRKSHAQILGQTDLADYRTVEPQAAAVGYADGGAALAMAAEPVVAMMNRTELEKFIKQTEKQMEAAAKELDFLQAAKLRDELAALKGVLKGKRD
- a CDS encoding SusC/RagA family TonB-linked outer membrane protein; this translates as MKQILLLFVLLLGGLLQQAQAQNRTVSGKITDRATSQGLPGVTVIVKGRPTIGTTSNAEGTFVLNDVPADASALVFSFVGYATQEQPITGGSLNVALATDAKQLSEVVVTALGLQANRDQLGTAQATVQGTALVSSGETSVVTGISGKTPGVLITRSSGDPGASANIQIRGAATITGNLQPLIVVDGIPISNSSIGNDGIASSNGGASSNQTDGVVQASRLNDINPDDIASMEVLKGAAAAALWGTRAANGVIVITTKKGKLGDRMHIAVRSAYSFDRINKTPALQLNYGQGAGGRYAFGSRTNWGDEISTRTGGADTQITDPTAAGYRGFVTFPDGSTQYAIANGTAANPHGGRNSQQTYDHGRDIFGTGYYHDNSVEFSGGDEKSTYFLSAGNTYTKGIVYNNSDNNRTTIRANVTRNLSDKFSSAVNLTYARTYSDRIQQGSNVSGIFLGGLRTPADYNNSQYYGDYTNAAGATTTNRQVSFRNPLGAANPGYDNPNWTINRVTNNSLVNRLVGSAELNYHPTEWLSFLNRTGVDTYNDRREAFFPRQSAANLTGALTEENITETQVNNDFIVRANHNFSENFSISAIVGNNLNERRADQVGASATNIVNVLSPPQLNNSPATARTPYNLKTVLRTAAVYGEVDVALLNQFFLTGTLRGEAASTFGTATANTFYFPSGTFAWQFTKVGALADKQGLTFGKLRVAYGQVGVQPGLYQTQTYYIPASGSLVDGYGPALDVAAYGGGYIRSTTQGNNFLKPERKQEVETGLDLRFLKDRISFSATYYNNKTTDAILAIPKPYTTGFASQYQNAATITNKGIELQLDGAIVKTQDFGFNLNANFSQNKNNVANLAGVTSVFLNGFSGNSVNSSAIQGRQLGVLYGSRFQRATDGTNALVLDAQGFAQLDPANGVVGDPNPQWRGGLGATIRYKGLSLYALVDHVHAFDVWNGTRGILNYFGTSAITGTKTTLSAADAANTKTYGGGTVASKVGQNSAYVLNADGSVTFRGTVGNYGGGPVALDEDWYSSGAGSGFTGAGEQYVEHVNTTRLREVTLSYSLNGQGFRDATKLQSIDFSLTGRNLYLWTNYSGVDPETNLTGVSNGRGLDYFNNPSTRSVLFSVRLTY